Part of the Candidatus Thermodiscus eudorianus genome is shown below.
ATTGCTGCTGTATAGACCATGCTCTCGCCCAGGTTGAAGTAGCCCTCTGTCACCGGCGTTGAAACAGCTATCAATGTGGCGGCGAATACTAGGGCCGCGAACACCGCGGAGTACACGGCTATCCTTATCCATGACTCCTCGCTCCTCGCCTCTCTAGCCACGGCGCCGACACCCTTATCCACGGCCCCCAGGAGGGTTGACTACCGTCAATGTTAAGGATCCCCGCTGTATAGGTTTTAAGAATTGCTAAACGATTCGCAAAGACACGCAAGGCTTATACACACGCAGGTAATTACCTCCACATAGCCGGCTACCGGTTAGGAGCAGGGCTCCACGTGCAGGAGACGGTATTACTATGAGGAGGCCTCCCTGGAGAGGGACCCTCTCGGGAGGTCTGCCTGGGTCCTACGGCGGTAGAGGGAACCGTGTAAGGGCTAACCGTTATTTAGTGCCTCCAGCCCATCATGGTGGGACGTGGAGCTAGATGCACACCTGGTGTTCCCCGGGTTGGTTAGGGTAGGGGTCGACGTGGGAGGCACCTTCACGGACTTCGTCTTCTTCGACGAGGAGAGCGGTAGGCTGTGGACTCACAAGGAGTCCACCACCCCCCGGAGACCGGTCGTGGGGATCATATCGGGGCTCTCATCCAACATAGACGAGTTCAACACCATAGACACCCTTATCCACGCGACTACCATAGGCACGAACATGTTCCTGGGCCAGATGGGCATAGAGCCGCCCAAGGCCGTGTTATTCACCAACAAGGGCTTCCGAGACATCATAGAGATCGGGAGGCAGAACAGGCCCAGCCTATACGACCTGAACTACGAGAAGCCCAAGCCCCTCATACCACGGGAATACAGGGTGGGGGTCGCGGGTAGGATAGACGCTGAGGGGAACATCATAGAGGAGCTAGACGTCAAAGACCTAGCCGAGAGGGCCAGGCGCTTCTGCAGGGAGGAAGGAGTCAAGGTCTTCATAGTATCCTTCCTACACAGCTACGCCAACAACACCCACGAATCCACCGCCAAGGAGGTGATAGCCAGGGAATGCCCCGGCTCAATAGTAGTAACCGGGTCCGAGATAGACCCAGAACCCATGGAGTTCGAGAGGACAAGCACAGCAGTAGTAAACGGGCTGCTAAAGCCAGTGCTCTCCAAGTACCTGGAGGAGCTCGACGAGGAGCTAAGGAGGAGGGGCTTCAAAGGCCTACTACTGATAATGCAGAGCAGCGGCGGCGTCTCAAGCATAAGAGAGGCCCTGGAGAGGCCAGCGGCATTCATAGAGAGCGGCCCAAGCGCCGGGGCCGTCGCCGTGGCACACCTCTCAAGGATCCTGGGAATCGACAAGGCCCTGGGCTTCGACATGGGCGGGACCACCGCCAAGGCGTCAAGCATCATAGGCGGCGAGCCAGAGGTCGTCGAGGAATACGAGGTCGGCGGTAAGGTGCACATGGGCCGGCTAGTCAGGGGGAGCGGCTACCCGGTGCGATTCCCCCACATAGACCTGGCCGAGGTGAGCGCCGGCGGGGGGACGATAGCGTGGATAGACCCTGGCGGGGGCCTGAGGGTAGGACCCATAAGCGCGGGAGCCGATCCCGGCCCGGCCTGCTACGGTAAGGGGAGCATGGAGCCGACTATAACGGATGCAAACCTAGTCCTAGGCAGGCTGCCCACACAGCTGGCCGGGGGCCTGAGGCTTAGGGTCGACCTCGCGGAGAGGGCTATCCGGGAGAAGATAGCTAGGCCTCTCGGAATCGACCTGGTAGAGGCGGCCTGGTCGATCATAGGCTTGGCCAACACGGTCATGGCGAGGGCCCTTAGACTGGTTAGCGTTGAGAGGGGCCACGATCCGAGGGAGTTCGCTCTATTCGCCTTCGGCGGCGCCGGCCCGCTCCACGCGGTCGAGATAGGGAGGGACATCGGCGTCTCTAAGATAATCATTCCACCCTACGCCGGCGTCTTCAGCGCCCTAGGCCTCCTCGTGGCCGATTACAAGCACAGCCTCCACAGGGCCATCGTCAAGAAGGCAGGCGAGGTCACAGAGGACGTGTTGGAGGAGGTGTTCAGGGGGCTTGAGGCCGAGGCCAACAGGATACTGGAGGCGGAGGGCGTCCCGGTGGAGAGGCGTAAGATGCTCAGGTATGTAGACGTGAAGTACTGGGGACAAGCCTATACGCTGAGGGTCCCCTACAGGGACAGCATCCGCCGGCTAGTGGAGGATTTCGAGAGGCTCCACGAGGCTAGGTACGGTTTCAGCAGCCCCGGGGAGGAGGTTGAGCTGGTCGTAGCCAGGGTAGATGCCATCGGTGTAACCGAGAAGCCCGTTATCAAGGCCGTCTCCGAGGGCCGCGGCGGGGCTGTTGGTGAGAGGGACGTGTTCTTTGAGGGGGGATGGTATAGGGCCCCGGTTTATCGTAGGGAGGGGCTAGGCGTTGGATCTGTGGTGGAGGGACCTTCTATCGTCGAGGCTAGTGATACCACTATCGTGGTCCCGCCCGGGTATCGCGGGGTCGTGGATGAGCTGGGGGATCTAGTCATAGTGGGGTGATTCGTGGTGGATCGGTTGACGGTTGAGGTCATAAAGAACGCCGCGATCTATGCCAGCGAGGAGATGGGTGTTGTCCTCCGGAACACCGCTTACAGTCCGAATATAAAGGATAGGCTGGACCACACGTGCGCTATACTCTCGCCTAGGGGGGAGCTGGTGGCCCAGGCCGAGCACATACCAGTGCATATCGGTAGCATGGCTGTGGGGGTCGAGAACATTATGAGGTGGCTATCGGAGAAGGGCGTCGAGCTGGGCGAGGGCGACATTGTGATGGCTAACGACCCCTTTCTAGCCGGCACCCACTTGAACGACGTGACCCTCATGAAGCCAGTATACATCAAAGGAACCATGGTGGCGATCGTCGCCGATAAGGCCCACCACGTGGATGTAGGCGGTATGATACCGGGGAGCATTGGGGGTGGTGCCAGGGAGCTCCTGCAGGAGGGCATCGTGATACCCCCGGTTAAGATCGTCGAGGGGGGTAGGCTACGGGATGATATAATAGAGCTCGTGAAGGCCAACGTCAGGACCCCGGCATACTTCGAGGGCGACTTGAAGGCGCAGATCGCCGCGTTGAACGTCGGCGAGAGGCGTATAGTCGAGCTGGCCGAGAGGTACGGGGTCGACGCCCTGCTGGAGGCTTGGGAGGAGATACTATCCTACACCGAGAGGTATACCAGGAGCAAGGTGGAGGGCCTGGGCGTGGAGGGCGAGTGGAGCGCCGAGGACTACATGGAGCTGCGAGACGGGGACGCGGTGATCAAGGCAACCCTATCCATCAAGGGCGACAGGATAGGAGTGGACTTCACGGGCACGAGCCCCCAGGTGGAGGAACCCATAAACGCTGTATACGGCGTCACCGTGGCCGCGACGATATTCGCCCTCAAATCCACCATCGACCCGGAGATGCCTGTTAACCACGGCTTCTTCAGGGTCGCGTCGATCAACGCCCCTAAGGGCAGCCTGGTGAACCCCTACCCCGGCGCTCCCGTGAGTGGTGGGAACACGGAGACGAGCCAGAGGATCGCCGACGTGGTCTTCAGGGCGTTGTCCATGGCCCTCCCAGGCAGGGTTCCCGCCGCTAGCTGCGGCACTATGACTAACGTGATGATTGGGGGCCGCGTCGGTGGCAGGGCGTGGGCCTTCTACGAGACCATAGCTTGCGGCCAGGGCGCCAGGCCGGTGAAGGACGGGGTTGACGGCGTGCAGACCAACATGACTAACACGCTGAACACGCCGATCGAGAGGCTCGAAAAAGAGTACCCGGTACTCTTCGTTAGATACGAGCTGAGGGGCGACAGCGAGGGTCCAGGCCGCTATAGGGGAGGCCTCGGGGTGACCAGGGCATTCAAGCTGACCCGTGGAAGGGCGACGCTAACCGTGATGGCGGAGAGGTGCAGGCACAGGCCCTGGGGCCTAGCGGGCGGGAGTAGTGGTGAGCCAGCCAACCACTATGTCGTGAGGAGCGACGGCGGGATAGTGGAGCTGGGGTGCAAGGCCTCCGTGACACTCGGGGAGGGCGACACGGTCTACATAAACACCCCGGGCGGCGGCGGCTACGGAGACCCCTGCTCCAGGGATAGGAGCCTGGTCGAGAGGGATGTGAGGGGAGAAAAAGTCAGCCTGGATAGGGCCCTCCAAAAATACTGTTACAGGGCCCCCTAGCTCGATAGTATCCTGTAGTACTCCAGCCTCTTCTCCCTACTCACCGGCTTCGTAACAGCGGATACTAGTAGGGCTACTATGAAGTTCACTATGAGCCCGTAGGTTCCTGCCACCGCCGGGTGGTACCCGGTTATGCCCAGCGCGCCCGCGATGGGGAACCTGTTGCAGAGGGCTATGTTGACGGCCAGCCCTACAAGGGTGCCCGCTATGACTCCAGCCTTCGTGAACCACGCCCTCTTGGAGGGGAACACCGCTCCTATGACTGCCGGCAGGAACTGGAGGGCGCCGCTGGCGCTCAGGGCTACGATATCGAATATGAGTCCCGGCTTCTTTATTGTGAAGTACCAGGCTATCAGGCCCCAGATTATTATCCAGAGCCTGCCCACCAGCACCAGCTCTTGCTCGCTTGCCTTCGGCCTAAAGTACCTCTGGTATAGGTCCCTCGTCAACACCATGCTCGTCGCGCCCAGGAGGCTGTCTAGCGTGCTCATAGCGGCGCTGGCGGCCCCGGCCAGTAGGAAGCCCGCGAAGACTGGTGGTGTTAGGGTGTATACCATGTAGGCCATCACGGCGTCCCTACTGCCGTAGGTCTTGACGAGTGCCTGTATGAATCCCGGCTCAAGCACCGTCTTGCCGGCTATCACTAGGCCGGTCGCGTTGAACACGGCGGCGGCTAGGCCTACTAGGGCGGCTGGTATGTAGTAGCTTGAGACGTATAGCGCCATACCAGCGCTGCTCAGCCTAAGTGTAGTCTTGTCCCTCGCCGAGTAGTACCTGAGCCACATGTGGGGTAGGAGTATGACTCCCACGCTGAATACTATGATGAAGCTTGTAGCCAGGTCCACCGGCCAGTTCATGGTTAGGAGCTTGGGGTTGACCTGCCTGACCTGGTCCATTAGCCCGCCTAGCCCTGGGAAGAACTTGTAGAGTATGTATAGGCCTGCGCCCCAGACTCCGATGTACATCCAAACGCCCTGTAGGGCGTCGGTCCAGAAGGCGGCCCTGTTGCCGCCGACGACCAGGTAGAAGATGGTCACGCCCATGAAGAAGAGGCTGGCCCACTCGAATGGTATCTTACCGGCGCTACCCACGCTCAGTATGATGCCGAGCCCGATAGCCTGCACCACCATGTAGGCGATCACGAAGGTGGCCTGGGTTATCGCCGTTATCAGCCTGACGGCCTCGCTCTCATAGTAGTCGGAGAGCAGGTCGGCCGGGGTTATGTGGCCCCTGGCCTTGCCTATCTTGTGGAACCTAACGCCCAGCACGTACCCGGCTACCGCTGCTAGAGTGGTCCAGAGGCTGGCCGCCACCCAGAAGCTTATACCCGAGGACGAGAATACTGCCACGCTGGTTAGGAACGCGAAGGCGGAGTGGTAGGTTGCGGCTAGCGTGAGGAATAGGACTAGGAAGCCGACCCTCCTGCTGAGCAGGAAGAAGTCCTCTACAGTCCTCTTGAACCTCCGCCAGGCGACGTAGCCCAGGCCGACTACTATGAGCGAGTAGAGTATGATTATCGTCGTAACCCACTGCCACGCCTCCATCCACTAGCCACCCCCAGGCTAGTCCGCCCATGCGACTAGCGCCGCGTAGAAGACGCTGGCCATCAGAAGGACCCATACCAGTATGCTGTAGGCGAACGCCGTGCTCAGCCCACCTATCGAGGGGTCGGGCTTGTTTATGGGGTCTAGGTAGACTAGGTACATTAGGATCGACGCTATTAGGTAGAACACTAGTGCCGCCACCTGGCTTGGCTTGGAGAAGAGCCTGTATTCTATCTCCTCGATGACCCTCTCCGTCATAGGTCCCACCGTTGGGACTCTACTCTATAATAACCGGTTTATCCCGTGGACCCGGGTTATAATCGTTACTCTATGCACGTGGATGCTAGACGGAGTGGGGGGATGCTCCCCGGATAATACCCCTCTCCCCTGGACGTCCCGCCTCTCATCTTAAGTATGGCGAGGCTACACGTTACTACGGACGAAATATTAAAAGCTTTTTAACAAAACCCTCTAGTGGGGGTGTTATTGGCGGGATACGCTTTAACCGGGCCCCTATAGCGTGCCGGTGAAAGAATGTGGAGATAGAGATAAGGCGTATACAGCGCGTCGGGACCAGTAGCCTGGTCGTGACCCTACCTAAGGAGTGGGCTAGGAAGCTCGGGCTGGAGCCCGGAGCCCAGGTCATGCTTATAGACGAGGATGATGGGATCAAGATCAAGCCCGTCGATAGGAAGGGTACGAGGGCGGTACGCCTGGACCTCTCTCGGATACCCGATAACTTGGCGGCCTCGACGCCGCTATGCATATACCTATCCTCTATATCCGAGGCGGAGGTAGTCTTCCCCTCCCGCGAAGCGATAAACGAGGCGAAGTACCTCGTGTTGAACCTCATGGGGCTCCAGATATATGACAGCGTCGACTCTAATAACGTCCGCATCGAGGTACTACTGGACCCCTCCAAGATAGACATACCCAAGCTGCTCAGAACCCTCTCAGTCAACGTGAGGGAGACGTCAGAGCTGCTCAGGAAAGCCCTCACAGGAGACCGCGGGGATGTGGCGGAGAAGCTCAACATAGCGCGGACCAACTTCCTTAGGACACACTACATCATACTGAGGTACCTGGCCGCGACCTACTCCGAGAAGGGCGGTGTTAAGACCTACCAAACGGCCCTCTCAACAAGCTACGCCGGCTTCGCGCTAGACCTGCTACAGGAACTCATTCAGATAGCCCCCAAGCTAGTCAAGGAGGGCCTAAGCGGGGAGGACATGGATAAACTGATGAAGATAATCGAGGGGATAGAGAATTCCGGGGACCTCCTCTTCCGGGTCCTAGCCAACCCGAGCGTGAAGAGGCTAGTAGACCTGCAATCCATCGTAGCCGAGACCAGGAAGCTCGCCGAGGATCTCATGGTAAACGCCGACTCCAGGGAGGCGGCCGTGCTGGCTGGGAAGCTCCACGACATAGTGCGATTGCTAATAATAGCGTACTATGTGGCTATATGCAGGGTCATAACTGAGGTCTCCACTAGGAAGTCCCAGGGCTAGGAGCCCGCATACCCTTTCCTAACCACGCCAATATACAGGCCCAGCACCATAAACAAGAGTACGCCCGAGACTATGAAGGGTAGCCCAGAGTAGCCCCTGGACACCTCATACAGGTACCCCGCTAGGAGAGGGCCGGCAACCATTCCAAGCCCCGACACCATGTTAGACACGCCCACGACCATGGAACCACCGACTCCCCCGGCTATAGCGGCGTTCCTAGTCAATGGCATGCTAGCCCTAGCCCCTACCACTGCCCCTACATAGGCCAGGGCCAGTATGGTTGTGCCGGGCGATAGCCCCAGTACTATGGCTGAGGCACCGGCGGCCAGGACTATGGCCGAGAGCACCCTGGCGACGCCGAACCGGTCCGATAGGAAGCCGGCTGCAAGCCCGGCTATGACGGCGGAAACCCCGCCTAGCAAGAGCAGGCCTCCCAGAGCCCTCCTGGATATCCCGTAGACCTCGTGGGTGTAGAGGTAGAAGTATTCCTTGAGGATGCCCCCGAGGAAGCCGAGCGTGAATGCAGAGAGTATGACCCATAGTATAACAGGGTCCAGGACCCTTCCTATAGCCCTGCCAAGACCATACCCCTTCCTATACCCTACTCCATATGACGAGAAGGCCAGCAGCACGCCGGAGGAGGCCAGGGCTAAGCCACCGGCCCTTACCAGCTCCACCACTGGCCTGTCCAGGACGCCGAAGAGCCAGTTGCCCAGGCTTATACCCAGGGTCCCAGCCGCGAAGTATACGCTCATAGCCAAGCCGCTCCTGGGCCCGGCGAGCTCGCTAGTCACGACCTGCAGCGAGGGCCATATGAGGCCCGAGACAAGACCCCACACGACCATCAGGGCCACGACACTACCCGGATCGCTGGACCCGGGGATGAGTACTGCCAGTATCGACCCGGAGGCGAGTAGGCCCACCAGGACAATGAGCCACCTGTAGCCCGGGATGTACTCTCCTATCAGGCCCGCCAGGAGGCTTGCAAGCGATCTACCCGTCATGAACCCGCTCGTCAGCCCAGCCGCGGCCAGCATCGACGCGCCCAGGTTGTATCGGAGGTAGAAGGCTATAGAGGGCCTCGCGATACCCACGGCTACACTCGCAACGACGAGCCCCGTGTAGAGCGCTACTAGCCTTAGCCTGGCTGAGTTCCTCTCCATCATGCAACCCAGGGGATGACGCTTCTCTCTGGGGGCCTGGAGGCATATACCGAGATATTAAGCTGGGGGCCTGCATTGATATAGGCGTGGTGGTTTTAGTTGAAGGGTTTGAGGAAGTGGAAATGCCACCTCTGTGGGCAGGATATAATCGAGGGCCAGAGGTTCCTCTTCGTGCCGGGCAAAGGGTATGTCCATATAGAGTGCTACTATGAGCGTGTAAAGGCCTCTAACGCCGAGCGCGACGTCATGGCGTTGATGGACGCCAACGAGGTGCTCACTTACGCTATTGTGAGGCTTAAGGAGGCGGGTAGGATCGCGGCGAGCGACGAGTTGAGGGAGGAGATCCTATCGGCTAGGAGGAGGATAGAGGAGCTGGCTGAGAGGCTGGAGAGGCTCCTCCACGAGAAGGCGCCAGTGTAGGGATCCCGGGGGACGCCAGCTGTAATTATTGTATAGGGTCCAAACAGAATACACTATTAATCCAAATATATCCTCATATTTATAACAAATACTGTGACGGCCGAACCTATATATACAGCGCTACCCCAGTGTAAACCGGGTCGACCACCCTTGACACACCCTAACCCCCTACTATCAGAAGCCAAGACCACCCGGGAAGTCGAGGAAGAACGCAAGCACAAGGAGATCGAGACCCGTATAGAATACAAGTTCCTCGAAAGGAGAAGCGACCTCGACTAGCCC
Proteins encoded:
- a CDS encoding hydantoinase B/oxoprolinase family protein produces the protein MDRLTVEVIKNAAIYASEEMGVVLRNTAYSPNIKDRLDHTCAILSPRGELVAQAEHIPVHIGSMAVGVENIMRWLSEKGVELGEGDIVMANDPFLAGTHLNDVTLMKPVYIKGTMVAIVADKAHHVDVGGMIPGSIGGGARELLQEGIVIPPVKIVEGGRLRDDIIELVKANVRTPAYFEGDLKAQIAALNVGERRIVELAERYGVDALLEAWEEILSYTERYTRSKVEGLGVEGEWSAEDYMELRDGDAVIKATLSIKGDRIGVDFTGTSPQVEEPINAVYGVTVAATIFALKSTIDPEMPVNHGFFRVASINAPKGSLVNPYPGAPVSGGNTETSQRIADVVFRALSMALPGRVPAASCGTMTNVMIGGRVGGRAWAFYETIACGQGARPVKDGVDGVQTNMTNTLNTPIERLEKEYPVLFVRYELRGDSEGPGRYRGGLGVTRAFKLTRGRATLTVMAERCRHRPWGLAGGSSGEPANHYVVRSDGGIVELGCKASVTLGEGDTVYINTPGGGGYGDPCSRDRSLVERDVRGEKVSLDRALQKYCYRAP
- a CDS encoding MFS transporter, giving the protein MERNSARLRLVALYTGLVVASVAVGIARPSIAFYLRYNLGASMLAAAGLTSGFMTGRSLASLLAGLIGEYIPGYRWLIVLVGLLASGSILAVLIPGSSDPGSVVALMVVWGLVSGLIWPSLQVVTSELAGPRSGLAMSVYFAAGTLGISLGNWLFGVLDRPVVELVRAGGLALASSGVLLAFSSYGVGYRKGYGLGRAIGRVLDPVILWVILSAFTLGFLGGILKEYFYLYTHEVYGISRRALGGLLLLGGVSAVIAGLAAGFLSDRFGVARVLSAIVLAAGASAIVLGLSPGTTILALAYVGAVVGARASMPLTRNAAIAGGVGGSMVVGVSNMVSGLGMVAGPLLAGYLYEVSRGYSGLPFIVSGVLLFMVLGLYIGVVRKGYAGS
- a CDS encoding DUF2175 domain-containing protein, producing the protein MKGLRKWKCHLCGQDIIEGQRFLFVPGKGYVHIECYYERVKASNAERDVMALMDANEVLTYAIVRLKEAGRIAASDELREEILSARRRIEELAERLERLLHEKAPV
- a CDS encoding AbrB/MazE/SpoVT family DNA-binding domain-containing protein, whose product is MEIEIRRIQRVGTSSLVVTLPKEWARKLGLEPGAQVMLIDEDDGIKIKPVDRKGTRAVRLDLSRIPDNLAASTPLCIYLSSISEAEVVFPSREAINEAKYLVLNLMGLQIYDSVDSNNVRIEVLLDPSKIDIPKLLRTLSVNVRETSELLRKALTGDRGDVAEKLNIARTNFLRTHYIILRYLAATYSEKGGVKTYQTALSTSYAGFALDLLQELIQIAPKLVKEGLSGEDMDKLMKIIEGIENSGDLLFRVLANPSVKRLVDLQSIVAETRKLAEDLMVNADSREAAVLAGKLHDIVRLLIIAYYVAICRVITEVSTRKSQG
- a CDS encoding hydantoinase/oxoprolinase family protein, translated to MVRVGVDVGGTFTDFVFFDEESGRLWTHKESTTPRRPVVGIISGLSSNIDEFNTIDTLIHATTIGTNMFLGQMGIEPPKAVLFTNKGFRDIIEIGRQNRPSLYDLNYEKPKPLIPREYRVGVAGRIDAEGNIIEELDVKDLAERARRFCREEGVKVFIVSFLHSYANNTHESTAKEVIARECPGSIVVTGSEIDPEPMEFERTSTAVVNGLLKPVLSKYLEELDEELRRRGFKGLLLIMQSSGGVSSIREALERPAAFIESGPSAGAVAVAHLSRILGIDKALGFDMGGTTAKASSIIGGEPEVVEEYEVGGKVHMGRLVRGSGYPVRFPHIDLAEVSAGGGTIAWIDPGGGLRVGPISAGADPGPACYGKGSMEPTITDANLVLGRLPTQLAGGLRLRVDLAERAIREKIARPLGIDLVEAAWSIIGLANTVMARALRLVSVERGHDPREFALFAFGGAGPLHAVEIGRDIGVSKIIIPPYAGVFSALGLLVADYKHSLHRAIVKKAGEVTEDVLEEVFRGLEAEANRILEAEGVPVERRKMLRYVDVKYWGQAYTLRVPYRDSIRRLVEDFERLHEARYGFSSPGEEVELVVARVDAIGVTEKPVIKAVSEGRGGAVGERDVFFEGGWYRAPVYRREGLGVGSVVEGPSIVEASDTTIVVPPGYRGVVDELGDLVIVG
- a CDS encoding sodium:solute symporter family protein, which encodes MEAWQWVTTIIILYSLIVVGLGYVAWRRFKRTVEDFFLLSRRVGFLVLFLTLAATYHSAFAFLTSVAVFSSSGISFWVAASLWTTLAAVAGYVLGVRFHKIGKARGHITPADLLSDYYESEAVRLITAITQATFVIAYMVVQAIGLGIILSVGSAGKIPFEWASLFFMGVTIFYLVVGGNRAAFWTDALQGVWMYIGVWGAGLYILYKFFPGLGGLMDQVRQVNPKLLTMNWPVDLATSFIIVFSVGVILLPHMWLRYYSARDKTTLRLSSAGMALYVSSYYIPAALVGLAAAVFNATGLVIAGKTVLEPGFIQALVKTYGSRDAVMAYMVYTLTPPVFAGFLLAGAASAAMSTLDSLLGATSMVLTRDLYQRYFRPKASEQELVLVGRLWIIIWGLIAWYFTIKKPGLIFDIVALSASGALQFLPAVIGAVFPSKRAWFTKAGVIAGTLVGLAVNIALCNRFPIAGALGITGYHPAVAGTYGLIVNFIVALLVSAVTKPVSREKRLEYYRILSS